One window of Triticum dicoccoides isolate Atlit2015 ecotype Zavitan chromosome 5A, WEW_v2.0, whole genome shotgun sequence genomic DNA carries:
- the LOC119302258 gene encoding beta-glucosidase 31-like: protein MRTAGRTPATRAISCVLLLLLAVASQGAAAAAITKGDFPQGFVFGTGSSAYQIEGAVAEDGRKPSIWDTFTHSGYSADGATADVTADQYHKYKEDVKLLSQMGVDAYRFSIAWPRLIPDGRGAVNPKGLEYYNNLINELLSHGIQPHVTIYHFDFPQALQDEYHGMLSRKFIDDYTAYADVCFKNFGDRVKYWSTVNEPNIEPIGGYDIGFFPPQRCSSPFGINCNNGNSTTEPYIVAHHLLLAHASAASLYKEKYQAKQGGKIGLTLLCWWHEPATQAPEDIAAAARMNDFHIGWFMHPLVHGDYPPVMRKNVGSRLPSFTAEELKRVLGSFDFVGFNHYGAAYVKADLSKLDQKLRDFMGDAAVKYDTMPFLNSKNQLLFGSKMGLMSSTAWSMRKMLEHLQVKYKNPVVMIHENGAASIADPSAGNAPDDEFRSQYLQDYIEATLQSSRYGSNVEGYFVWSFLDVFEYLYGYRMGFGLYGVDFSSKERTRYQKHSAKWFAGFLHGGELRPVALPGKVYSQ from the exons ATGAGGACAGCCGGCcggacgccggcgacgagggcgatCTCCTGCGTCCTTCTCCTCCTACTCGCCGTCGCGTCTCAAGGGGCCGCCGCCGCGGCCATCACCAAAGGCGACTTCCCCCAAGGGTTCGTCTTCGGCACCGGCTCCTCCGCTTACCAG ATTGAAGGTGCGGTTGCAGAGGACGGAAGAAAACCCAGCATCTGGGACACATTCACACACTCAG GCTACTCTGCTGATGGAGCCACTGCTGATGTGACTGCAGATCAGTATCATAAGTACAAG GAAGATGTAAAGCTTTTGAGCCAGATGGGCGTGGACGCGTATAGATTTTCCattgcctggcctcggcttattccTG ATGGCCGAGGAGCTGTCAATCCAAAGGGACTGGAGTACTACAACAACCTTATCAATGAACTCCTGAGTCATG GAATTCAGCCTCACGTGACGATATATCATTTCGACTTCCCTCAGGCTCTTCAAGATGAATACCATGGGATGCTTAGTCGTAAATTCAT AGATGACTACACGGCGTATGCGGATGTGTGCTTCAAGAACTTTGGTGACAGGGTGAAATACTGGAGCACCGTGAATGAGCCAAACATTGAGCCCATTGGCGGATACGATATAGGATTCTTTCCACCACAGCGATGCTCCTCCCCCTTCGGCATCAATTGCAACAATGGCAACTCTACCACTGAGCCCTACATAGTAGCTCACCATCTTCTGCTTGCACATGCCTCAGCAGCGTCCCTGTATAAAGAGAAGTACCAG GCCAAGCAAGGAGGAAAAATTGGACTCACATTGCTCTGCTGGTGGCACGAGCCTGCGACACAAGCACCTGAGGATATAGCAGCAGCTGCAAGGATGAATGACTTCCACATTGGATG GTTTATGCATCCATTGGTACATGGAGACTACCCCCCAGTGATGAGGAAGAATGTTGGGTCCAGGCTACCATCTTTCACTGCTGAAGAGCTGAAGAGAGTGCTTGGGTCTTTTGACTTTGTAGGATTTAACCACTACGGTGCCGCATATGTGAAGGCTGATCTTAGCAAACTGGATCAGAAGCTGAGAGATTTCATGGGTGATGCAGCCGTGAAATATGACACCA TGCCATTTTTGAACTCAAAGAACCAG CTCCTCTTTGGGTCGAAAATGGGTCTGATGTCATCAACAGCGTGGTCTATGAGGAAAATGCTGGAGCATCTGCAGGTCAAATACAAGAACCCTGTGGTCATGATCCACGAGAATG GAGCTGCCAGCATTGCGGATCCTTCTGCTGGGAACGCCCCCGACGACGAGTTCAGGTCGCAGTACCTGCAGGATTACATCGAGGCGACCCTCCAATCCAGCAG GTACGGCTCGAATGTGGAGGGCTATTTCGTGTGGTCATTCCTGGACGTGTTCGAGTACCTCTACGGCTACCGCATGGGCTTTGGCCTCTACGGTGTGGACTTCAGCTCCAAGGAGAGGACGAGGTACCAGAAGCACTCCGCCAAGTGGTTCGCCGGTTTCCTCCATGGTGGTGAGCTCAGGCCGGTGGCTCTGCCTGGCAAGGTCTATTCCCAATGA